A stretch of the Pan troglodytes isolate AG18354 chromosome 20, NHGRI_mPanTro3-v2.0_pri, whole genome shotgun sequence genome encodes the following:
- the SLC25A23 gene encoding mitochondrial adenyl nucleotide antiporter SLC25A23 isoform X1 has product MRGSPGDAERRQRWGRLFEELDSNKDGRVDVHELRQGLARLGGGNPDPGAQQGISSEGDADPDGGLDLEEFSRYLQEREQRLLLMFHSLDRNQDGHIDVSEIQQSFRALGISISLEQAEKILHSMDRDGTMTIDWQEWRDHFLLHSLENVEDVLYFWKHSTVLDIGECLTVPDEFSKQEKLTGMWWKQLVAGAVAGAVSRTGTAPLDRLKVFMQVHASKTNRLNILGGLRSMVLEGGIRSLWRGNGINVLKIAPESAIKFMAYEQIKRAILGQQETLHVQERFVAGSLAGATAQTIIYPMEVLKTRLTLRRTGQYKGLLDCARRILEREGPRAFYRGYLPNVLGIIPYAGIDLAVYETLKNWWLQQYSHDSADPGILVLLACGTISSTCGQIASYPLALVRTRMQAQGFHHVAQAHLELVGSSNSPAFSLPTCWDYSRWSCHEQPYGEDHVVRNSANSHVTELGRGSCCPGQHLTAILSVEFPG; this is encoded by the exons ATGCGGGGGAGCCCGGGCGACGCGGAGCGGCGGCAGCGCTGGGGTCGCCTGTTCGAGGAGCTGGACAGTAACAAGGATGGCCGCGTGGACGTGCACGAGTTGCGCCAGGGGCTGGCCAGGCTGGGCGGGGGCAACCCAGACCCTGGCGCCCAACAG GGTATCTCCTCTGAGGGTGATGCTGACCCAGATGGCGGGCTCGACCTGGAGGAATTTTCCCGCTATCTGCAGGAGCGAGAACAGCGTCTGCTGCTCATGTTTCACAGTCTTGACCGGAACCAGGATG GTCACATTGATGTCTCTGAGATCCAACAGAGTTTCCGAGCTCTGGGCATTTCCATCTCGCTGGAGCAGGCTGAGAAAATTTTGCACAG CATGGACCGAGACGGCACAATGACCATTGACTGGCAAGAATGGCGCGACCACTTCCTGTTGCATTCGCTGGAAAATGTGGAGGACGTGCTGTATTTCTGGAAGCATTCCACG GTCCTGGACATTGGCGAGTGCCTGACGGTGCCGGACGAGTTCTCAAAGCAAGAGAAGCTGACGGGCATGTGGTGGAAGCAGCTGGTGGccggcgcagtggcaggtgccgtGTCACGGACAGGCACGGCCCCTCTGGACCGCCTCAAGGTCTTCATGCAG GTCCATGCCTCAAAGACCAACCGGCTGAACATCCTTGGGGGGCTTCGAAGCATGGTCCTTGAGGGAGGCATCCGCTCCCTGTGGCGCGGCAATGGTATTAATGTACTCAAGATTGCCCCTGAGTCAGCTATCAAGTTCATGGCCTATGAACAG ATCAAGAGGGCCATCCTGGGGCAGCAGGAGACACTGCATGTGCAGGAGCGCTTCGTGGCTGGCTCCCTGGCTGGTGCCACAGCCCAAACCATCATTTACCCTATGGAG GTGCTGAAGACGCGGCTGACCTTGCGCCGGACGGGCCAGTATAAGGGGCTGCTGGACTGCGCCAGGCGGATCCTGGAGAGGGAGGGGCCCCGTGCCTTCTACCGCGGCTACCTCCCCAACGTGCTGGGCATCATCCCCTATGCGGGCATCGACCTGGCCGTCTACGAG ACTCTGAAGAACTGGTGGCTTCAGCAGTACAGCCACGACTCGGCAGACCCAGGCATCCTCGTGCTCCTGGCCTGCGGTACCATATCCAGCACCTGCGGCCAGATAGCCAGTTACCCCCTGGCCCTGGTCCGGACCCGCATGCAGGCACAAG gatttcatcatgttgcccaggctcatctcgaactcgtggggtcaagcaattcgccagccttcagcctcccaacgtgctgggattacag CCGGTGGTCATGCCATGAGCAGCCTTATGGAGAGGACCATGTGGTAAGGAACTCAGCCAATAGCCATGTAACTGAGCTTGGAAGAGGATCTTGCTGTCCTGGCCAACATCTCACTGCAATTCTCTCAGTTGAATTCCCTGGATAG
- the SLC25A23 gene encoding mitochondrial adenyl nucleotide antiporter SLC25A23 isoform X8, which translates to MRGSPGDAERRQRWGRLFEELDSNKDGRVDVHELRQGLARLGGGNPDPGAQQGISSEGDADPDGGLDLEEFSRYLQEREQRLLLMFHSLDRNQDGHIDVSEIQQSFRALGISISLEQAEKILHSMDRDGTMTIDWQEWRDHFLLHSLENVEDVLYFWKHSTVLDIGECLTVPDEFSKQEKLTGMWWKQLVAGAVAGAVSRTGTAPLDRLKVFMQVHASKTNRLNILGGLRSMVLEGGIRSLWRGNGINVLKIAPESAIKFMAYEQIKRAILGQQETLHVQERFVAGSLAGATAQTIIYPMETLKNWWLQQYSHDSADPGILVLLACGTISSTCGQIASYPLALVRTRMQAQGFHHVAQAHLELVGSSNSPAFSLPTCWDYSRWSCHEQPYGEDHVVRNSANSHVTELGRGSCCPGQHLTAILSVEFPG; encoded by the exons ATGCGGGGGAGCCCGGGCGACGCGGAGCGGCGGCAGCGCTGGGGTCGCCTGTTCGAGGAGCTGGACAGTAACAAGGATGGCCGCGTGGACGTGCACGAGTTGCGCCAGGGGCTGGCCAGGCTGGGCGGGGGCAACCCAGACCCTGGCGCCCAACAG GGTATCTCCTCTGAGGGTGATGCTGACCCAGATGGCGGGCTCGACCTGGAGGAATTTTCCCGCTATCTGCAGGAGCGAGAACAGCGTCTGCTGCTCATGTTTCACAGTCTTGACCGGAACCAGGATG GTCACATTGATGTCTCTGAGATCCAACAGAGTTTCCGAGCTCTGGGCATTTCCATCTCGCTGGAGCAGGCTGAGAAAATTTTGCACAG CATGGACCGAGACGGCACAATGACCATTGACTGGCAAGAATGGCGCGACCACTTCCTGTTGCATTCGCTGGAAAATGTGGAGGACGTGCTGTATTTCTGGAAGCATTCCACG GTCCTGGACATTGGCGAGTGCCTGACGGTGCCGGACGAGTTCTCAAAGCAAGAGAAGCTGACGGGCATGTGGTGGAAGCAGCTGGTGGccggcgcagtggcaggtgccgtGTCACGGACAGGCACGGCCCCTCTGGACCGCCTCAAGGTCTTCATGCAG GTCCATGCCTCAAAGACCAACCGGCTGAACATCCTTGGGGGGCTTCGAAGCATGGTCCTTGAGGGAGGCATCCGCTCCCTGTGGCGCGGCAATGGTATTAATGTACTCAAGATTGCCCCTGAGTCAGCTATCAAGTTCATGGCCTATGAACAG ATCAAGAGGGCCATCCTGGGGCAGCAGGAGACACTGCATGTGCAGGAGCGCTTCGTGGCTGGCTCCCTGGCTGGTGCCACAGCCCAAACCATCATTTACCCTATGGAG ACTCTGAAGAACTGGTGGCTTCAGCAGTACAGCCACGACTCGGCAGACCCAGGCATCCTCGTGCTCCTGGCCTGCGGTACCATATCCAGCACCTGCGGCCAGATAGCCAGTTACCCCCTGGCCCTGGTCCGGACCCGCATGCAGGCACAAG gatttcatcatgttgcccaggctcatctcgaactcgtggggtcaagcaattcgccagccttcagcctcccaacgtgctgggattacag CCGGTGGTCATGCCATGAGCAGCCTTATGGAGAGGACCATGTGGTAAGGAACTCAGCCAATAGCCATGTAACTGAGCTTGGAAGAGGATCTTGCTGTCCTGGCCAACATCTCACTGCAATTCTCTCAGTTGAATTCCCTGGATAG
- the SLC25A23 gene encoding mitochondrial adenyl nucleotide antiporter SLC25A23 isoform X2 produces the protein MRGSPGDAERRQRWGRLFEELDSNKDGRVDVHELRQGLARLGGGNPDPGAQQGISSEGDADPDGGLDLEEFSRYLQEREQRLLLMFHSLDRNQDGHIDVSEIQQSFRALGISISLEQAEKILHSMDRDGTMTIDWQEWRDHFLLHSLENVEDVLYFWKHSTVLDIGECLTVPDEFSKQEKLTGMWWKQLVAGAVAGAVSRTGTAPLDRLKVFMQVHASKTNRLNILGGLRSMVLEGGIRSLWRGNGINVLKIAPESAIKFMAYEQIKRAILGQQETLHVQERFVAGSLAGATAQTIIYPMEVLKTRLTLRRTGQYKGLLDCARRILEREGPRAFYRGYLPNVLGIIPYAGIDLAVYETLKNWWLQQYSHDSADPGILVLLACGTISSTCGQIASYPLALVRTRMQAQGFHHVAQAHLELVGSSNSPAFSLPTCWDYSRWSCHEQPYGEDHVLNSLDSPSFVDPSTGTTGSQYLNPES, from the exons ATGCGGGGGAGCCCGGGCGACGCGGAGCGGCGGCAGCGCTGGGGTCGCCTGTTCGAGGAGCTGGACAGTAACAAGGATGGCCGCGTGGACGTGCACGAGTTGCGCCAGGGGCTGGCCAGGCTGGGCGGGGGCAACCCAGACCCTGGCGCCCAACAG GGTATCTCCTCTGAGGGTGATGCTGACCCAGATGGCGGGCTCGACCTGGAGGAATTTTCCCGCTATCTGCAGGAGCGAGAACAGCGTCTGCTGCTCATGTTTCACAGTCTTGACCGGAACCAGGATG GTCACATTGATGTCTCTGAGATCCAACAGAGTTTCCGAGCTCTGGGCATTTCCATCTCGCTGGAGCAGGCTGAGAAAATTTTGCACAG CATGGACCGAGACGGCACAATGACCATTGACTGGCAAGAATGGCGCGACCACTTCCTGTTGCATTCGCTGGAAAATGTGGAGGACGTGCTGTATTTCTGGAAGCATTCCACG GTCCTGGACATTGGCGAGTGCCTGACGGTGCCGGACGAGTTCTCAAAGCAAGAGAAGCTGACGGGCATGTGGTGGAAGCAGCTGGTGGccggcgcagtggcaggtgccgtGTCACGGACAGGCACGGCCCCTCTGGACCGCCTCAAGGTCTTCATGCAG GTCCATGCCTCAAAGACCAACCGGCTGAACATCCTTGGGGGGCTTCGAAGCATGGTCCTTGAGGGAGGCATCCGCTCCCTGTGGCGCGGCAATGGTATTAATGTACTCAAGATTGCCCCTGAGTCAGCTATCAAGTTCATGGCCTATGAACAG ATCAAGAGGGCCATCCTGGGGCAGCAGGAGACACTGCATGTGCAGGAGCGCTTCGTGGCTGGCTCCCTGGCTGGTGCCACAGCCCAAACCATCATTTACCCTATGGAG GTGCTGAAGACGCGGCTGACCTTGCGCCGGACGGGCCAGTATAAGGGGCTGCTGGACTGCGCCAGGCGGATCCTGGAGAGGGAGGGGCCCCGTGCCTTCTACCGCGGCTACCTCCCCAACGTGCTGGGCATCATCCCCTATGCGGGCATCGACCTGGCCGTCTACGAG ACTCTGAAGAACTGGTGGCTTCAGCAGTACAGCCACGACTCGGCAGACCCAGGCATCCTCGTGCTCCTGGCCTGCGGTACCATATCCAGCACCTGCGGCCAGATAGCCAGTTACCCCCTGGCCCTGGTCCGGACCCGCATGCAGGCACAAG gatttcatcatgttgcccaggctcatctcgaactcgtggggtcaagcaattcgccagccttcagcctcccaacgtgctgggattacag CCGGTGGTCATGCCATGAGCAGCCTTATGGAGAGGACCATGTG TTGAATTCCCTGGATAGTCCAAGCTTTGTGGATCCCTCCACCGGAACAACTGGATCCCAGTACCTGAATCCTGAATCTTAG
- the SLC25A23 gene encoding mitochondrial adenyl nucleotide antiporter SLC25A23 isoform X9, which produces MRGSPGDAERRQRWGRLFEELDSNKDGRVDVHELRQGLARLGGGNPDPGAQQGISSEGDADPDGGLDLEEFSRYLQEREQRLLLMFHSLDRNQDGHIDVSEIQQSFRALGISISLEQAEKILHSMDRDGTMTIDWQEWRDHFLLHSLENVEDVLYFWKHSTVLDIGECLTVPDEFSKQEKLTGMWWKQLVAGAVAGAVSRTGTAPLDRLKVFMQVHASKTNRLNILGGLRSMVLEGGIRSLWRGNGINVLKIAPESAIKFMAYEQIKRAILGQQETLHVQERFVAGSLAGATAQTIIYPMEVLKTRLTLRRTGQYKGLLDCARRILEREGPRAFYRGYLPNVLGIIPYAGIDLAVYETLKNWWLQQYSHDSADPGILVLLACGTISSTCGQIASYPLALVRTRMQAQAGGHAMSSLMERTMC; this is translated from the exons ATGCGGGGGAGCCCGGGCGACGCGGAGCGGCGGCAGCGCTGGGGTCGCCTGTTCGAGGAGCTGGACAGTAACAAGGATGGCCGCGTGGACGTGCACGAGTTGCGCCAGGGGCTGGCCAGGCTGGGCGGGGGCAACCCAGACCCTGGCGCCCAACAG GGTATCTCCTCTGAGGGTGATGCTGACCCAGATGGCGGGCTCGACCTGGAGGAATTTTCCCGCTATCTGCAGGAGCGAGAACAGCGTCTGCTGCTCATGTTTCACAGTCTTGACCGGAACCAGGATG GTCACATTGATGTCTCTGAGATCCAACAGAGTTTCCGAGCTCTGGGCATTTCCATCTCGCTGGAGCAGGCTGAGAAAATTTTGCACAG CATGGACCGAGACGGCACAATGACCATTGACTGGCAAGAATGGCGCGACCACTTCCTGTTGCATTCGCTGGAAAATGTGGAGGACGTGCTGTATTTCTGGAAGCATTCCACG GTCCTGGACATTGGCGAGTGCCTGACGGTGCCGGACGAGTTCTCAAAGCAAGAGAAGCTGACGGGCATGTGGTGGAAGCAGCTGGTGGccggcgcagtggcaggtgccgtGTCACGGACAGGCACGGCCCCTCTGGACCGCCTCAAGGTCTTCATGCAG GTCCATGCCTCAAAGACCAACCGGCTGAACATCCTTGGGGGGCTTCGAAGCATGGTCCTTGAGGGAGGCATCCGCTCCCTGTGGCGCGGCAATGGTATTAATGTACTCAAGATTGCCCCTGAGTCAGCTATCAAGTTCATGGCCTATGAACAG ATCAAGAGGGCCATCCTGGGGCAGCAGGAGACACTGCATGTGCAGGAGCGCTTCGTGGCTGGCTCCCTGGCTGGTGCCACAGCCCAAACCATCATTTACCCTATGGAG GTGCTGAAGACGCGGCTGACCTTGCGCCGGACGGGCCAGTATAAGGGGCTGCTGGACTGCGCCAGGCGGATCCTGGAGAGGGAGGGGCCCCGTGCCTTCTACCGCGGCTACCTCCCCAACGTGCTGGGCATCATCCCCTATGCGGGCATCGACCTGGCCGTCTACGAG ACTCTGAAGAACTGGTGGCTTCAGCAGTACAGCCACGACTCGGCAGACCCAGGCATCCTCGTGCTCCTGGCCTGCGGTACCATATCCAGCACCTGCGGCCAGATAGCCAGTTACCCCCTGGCCCTGGTCCGGACCCGCATGCAGGCACAAG CCGGTGGTCATGCCATGAGCAGCCTTATGGAGAGGACCATGTG TTGA
- the SLC25A23 gene encoding mitochondrial adenyl nucleotide antiporter SLC25A23 isoform X5 has product MRGSPGDAERRQRWGRLFEELDSNKDGRVDVHELRQGLARLGGGNPDPGAQQGISSEGDADPDGGLDLEEFSRYLQEREQRLLLMFHSLDRNQDGHIDVSEIQQSFRALGISISLEQAEKILHSMDRDGTMTIDWQEWRDHFLLHSLENVEDVLYFWKHSTVLDIGECLTVPDEFSKQEKLTGMWWKQLVAGAVAGAVSRTGTAPLDRLKVFMQVHASKTNRLNILGGLRSMVLEGGIRSLWRGNGINVLKIAPESAIKFMAYEQVLKTRLTLRRTGQYKGLLDCARRILEREGPRAFYRGYLPNVLGIIPYAGIDLAVYETLKNWWLQQYSHDSADPGILVLLACGTISSTCGQIASYPLALVRTRMQAQGFHHVAQAHLELVGSSNSPAFSLPTCWDYSRWSCHEQPYGEDHVVRNSANSHVTELGRGSCCPGQHLTAILSVEFPG; this is encoded by the exons ATGCGGGGGAGCCCGGGCGACGCGGAGCGGCGGCAGCGCTGGGGTCGCCTGTTCGAGGAGCTGGACAGTAACAAGGATGGCCGCGTGGACGTGCACGAGTTGCGCCAGGGGCTGGCCAGGCTGGGCGGGGGCAACCCAGACCCTGGCGCCCAACAG GGTATCTCCTCTGAGGGTGATGCTGACCCAGATGGCGGGCTCGACCTGGAGGAATTTTCCCGCTATCTGCAGGAGCGAGAACAGCGTCTGCTGCTCATGTTTCACAGTCTTGACCGGAACCAGGATG GTCACATTGATGTCTCTGAGATCCAACAGAGTTTCCGAGCTCTGGGCATTTCCATCTCGCTGGAGCAGGCTGAGAAAATTTTGCACAG CATGGACCGAGACGGCACAATGACCATTGACTGGCAAGAATGGCGCGACCACTTCCTGTTGCATTCGCTGGAAAATGTGGAGGACGTGCTGTATTTCTGGAAGCATTCCACG GTCCTGGACATTGGCGAGTGCCTGACGGTGCCGGACGAGTTCTCAAAGCAAGAGAAGCTGACGGGCATGTGGTGGAAGCAGCTGGTGGccggcgcagtggcaggtgccgtGTCACGGACAGGCACGGCCCCTCTGGACCGCCTCAAGGTCTTCATGCAG GTCCATGCCTCAAAGACCAACCGGCTGAACATCCTTGGGGGGCTTCGAAGCATGGTCCTTGAGGGAGGCATCCGCTCCCTGTGGCGCGGCAATGGTATTAATGTACTCAAGATTGCCCCTGAGTCAGCTATCAAGTTCATGGCCTATGAACAG GTGCTGAAGACGCGGCTGACCTTGCGCCGGACGGGCCAGTATAAGGGGCTGCTGGACTGCGCCAGGCGGATCCTGGAGAGGGAGGGGCCCCGTGCCTTCTACCGCGGCTACCTCCCCAACGTGCTGGGCATCATCCCCTATGCGGGCATCGACCTGGCCGTCTACGAG ACTCTGAAGAACTGGTGGCTTCAGCAGTACAGCCACGACTCGGCAGACCCAGGCATCCTCGTGCTCCTGGCCTGCGGTACCATATCCAGCACCTGCGGCCAGATAGCCAGTTACCCCCTGGCCCTGGTCCGGACCCGCATGCAGGCACAAG gatttcatcatgttgcccaggctcatctcgaactcgtggggtcaagcaattcgccagccttcagcctcccaacgtgctgggattacag CCGGTGGTCATGCCATGAGCAGCCTTATGGAGAGGACCATGTGGTAAGGAACTCAGCCAATAGCCATGTAACTGAGCTTGGAAGAGGATCTTGCTGTCCTGGCCAACATCTCACTGCAATTCTCTCAGTTGAATTCCCTGGATAG
- the SLC25A23 gene encoding mitochondrial adenyl nucleotide antiporter SLC25A23 isoform X11, translating to MRGSPGDAERRQRWGRLFEELDSNKDGRVDVHELRQGLARLGGGNPDPGAQQGISSEGDADPDGGLDLEEFSRYLQEREQRLLLMFHSLDRNQDGHIDVSEIQQSFRALGISISLEQAEKILHSMDRDGTMTIDWQEWRDHFLLHSLENVEDVLYFWKHSTVLDIGECLTVPDEFSKQEKLTGMWWKQLVAGAVAGAVSRTGTAPLDRLKVFMQVHASKTNRLNILGGLRSMVLEGGIRSLWRGNGINVLKIAPESAIKFMAYEQTLKNWWLQQYSHDSADPGILVLLACGTISSTCGQIASYPLALVRTRMQAQGFHHVAQAHLELVGSSNSPAFSLPTCWDYSRWSCHEQPYGEDHVVRNSANSHVTELGRGSCCPGQHLTAILSVEFPG from the exons ATGCGGGGGAGCCCGGGCGACGCGGAGCGGCGGCAGCGCTGGGGTCGCCTGTTCGAGGAGCTGGACAGTAACAAGGATGGCCGCGTGGACGTGCACGAGTTGCGCCAGGGGCTGGCCAGGCTGGGCGGGGGCAACCCAGACCCTGGCGCCCAACAG GGTATCTCCTCTGAGGGTGATGCTGACCCAGATGGCGGGCTCGACCTGGAGGAATTTTCCCGCTATCTGCAGGAGCGAGAACAGCGTCTGCTGCTCATGTTTCACAGTCTTGACCGGAACCAGGATG GTCACATTGATGTCTCTGAGATCCAACAGAGTTTCCGAGCTCTGGGCATTTCCATCTCGCTGGAGCAGGCTGAGAAAATTTTGCACAG CATGGACCGAGACGGCACAATGACCATTGACTGGCAAGAATGGCGCGACCACTTCCTGTTGCATTCGCTGGAAAATGTGGAGGACGTGCTGTATTTCTGGAAGCATTCCACG GTCCTGGACATTGGCGAGTGCCTGACGGTGCCGGACGAGTTCTCAAAGCAAGAGAAGCTGACGGGCATGTGGTGGAAGCAGCTGGTGGccggcgcagtggcaggtgccgtGTCACGGACAGGCACGGCCCCTCTGGACCGCCTCAAGGTCTTCATGCAG GTCCATGCCTCAAAGACCAACCGGCTGAACATCCTTGGGGGGCTTCGAAGCATGGTCCTTGAGGGAGGCATCCGCTCCCTGTGGCGCGGCAATGGTATTAATGTACTCAAGATTGCCCCTGAGTCAGCTATCAAGTTCATGGCCTATGAACAG ACTCTGAAGAACTGGTGGCTTCAGCAGTACAGCCACGACTCGGCAGACCCAGGCATCCTCGTGCTCCTGGCCTGCGGTACCATATCCAGCACCTGCGGCCAGATAGCCAGTTACCCCCTGGCCCTGGTCCGGACCCGCATGCAGGCACAAG gatttcatcatgttgcccaggctcatctcgaactcgtggggtcaagcaattcgccagccttcagcctcccaacgtgctgggattacag CCGGTGGTCATGCCATGAGCAGCCTTATGGAGAGGACCATGTGGTAAGGAACTCAGCCAATAGCCATGTAACTGAGCTTGGAAGAGGATCTTGCTGTCCTGGCCAACATCTCACTGCAATTCTCTCAGTTGAATTCCCTGGATAG
- the SLC25A23 gene encoding mitochondrial adenyl nucleotide antiporter SLC25A23 isoform X4, which produces MRGSPGDAERRQRWGRLFEELDSNKDGRVDVHELRQGLARLGGGNPDPGAQQGISSEGDADPDGGLDLEEFSRYLQEREQRLLLMFHSLDRNQDGHIDVSEIQQSFRALGISISLEQAEKILHSMDRDGTMTIDWQEWRDHFLLHSLENVEDVLYFWKHSTVLDIGECLTVPDEFSKQEKLTGMWWKQLVAGAVAGAVSRTGTAPLDRLKVFMQVHASKTNRLNILGGLRSMVLEGGIRSLWRGNGINVLKIAPESAIKFMAYEQIKRAILGQQETLHVQERFVAGSLAGATAQTIIYPMEVLKTRLTLRRTGQYKGLLDCARRILEREGPRAFYRGYLPNVLGIIPYAGIDLAVYETLKNWWLQQYSHDSADPGILVLLACGTISSTCGQIASYPLALVRTRMQAQGSRWSCHEQPYGEDHVVRNSANSHVTELGRGSCCPGQHLTAILSVEFPG; this is translated from the exons ATGCGGGGGAGCCCGGGCGACGCGGAGCGGCGGCAGCGCTGGGGTCGCCTGTTCGAGGAGCTGGACAGTAACAAGGATGGCCGCGTGGACGTGCACGAGTTGCGCCAGGGGCTGGCCAGGCTGGGCGGGGGCAACCCAGACCCTGGCGCCCAACAG GGTATCTCCTCTGAGGGTGATGCTGACCCAGATGGCGGGCTCGACCTGGAGGAATTTTCCCGCTATCTGCAGGAGCGAGAACAGCGTCTGCTGCTCATGTTTCACAGTCTTGACCGGAACCAGGATG GTCACATTGATGTCTCTGAGATCCAACAGAGTTTCCGAGCTCTGGGCATTTCCATCTCGCTGGAGCAGGCTGAGAAAATTTTGCACAG CATGGACCGAGACGGCACAATGACCATTGACTGGCAAGAATGGCGCGACCACTTCCTGTTGCATTCGCTGGAAAATGTGGAGGACGTGCTGTATTTCTGGAAGCATTCCACG GTCCTGGACATTGGCGAGTGCCTGACGGTGCCGGACGAGTTCTCAAAGCAAGAGAAGCTGACGGGCATGTGGTGGAAGCAGCTGGTGGccggcgcagtggcaggtgccgtGTCACGGACAGGCACGGCCCCTCTGGACCGCCTCAAGGTCTTCATGCAG GTCCATGCCTCAAAGACCAACCGGCTGAACATCCTTGGGGGGCTTCGAAGCATGGTCCTTGAGGGAGGCATCCGCTCCCTGTGGCGCGGCAATGGTATTAATGTACTCAAGATTGCCCCTGAGTCAGCTATCAAGTTCATGGCCTATGAACAG ATCAAGAGGGCCATCCTGGGGCAGCAGGAGACACTGCATGTGCAGGAGCGCTTCGTGGCTGGCTCCCTGGCTGGTGCCACAGCCCAAACCATCATTTACCCTATGGAG GTGCTGAAGACGCGGCTGACCTTGCGCCGGACGGGCCAGTATAAGGGGCTGCTGGACTGCGCCAGGCGGATCCTGGAGAGGGAGGGGCCCCGTGCCTTCTACCGCGGCTACCTCCCCAACGTGCTGGGCATCATCCCCTATGCGGGCATCGACCTGGCCGTCTACGAG ACTCTGAAGAACTGGTGGCTTCAGCAGTACAGCCACGACTCGGCAGACCCAGGCATCCTCGTGCTCCTGGCCTGCGGTACCATATCCAGCACCTGCGGCCAGATAGCCAGTTACCCCCTGGCCCTGGTCCGGACCCGCATGCAGGCACAAG GAAGCCGGTGGTCATGCCATGAGCAGCCTTATGGAGAGGACCATGTGGTAAGGAACTCAGCCAATAGCCATGTAACTGAGCTTGGAAGAGGATCTTGCTGTCCTGGCCAACATCTCACTGCAATTCTCTCAGTTGAATTCCCTGGATAG